A section of the Bradysia coprophila strain Holo2 chromosome X unlocalized genomic scaffold, BU_Bcop_v1 contig_117, whole genome shotgun sequence genome encodes:
- the LOC119067024 gene encoding glycine dehydrogenase (decarboxylating), mitochondrial, whose product MQRLNLLKNCYGGMTFAQTRYLATVKDVFPNKIDFPTRHIGPRKTEVVAMLDLLGYKSLDELSDKAVPKKIQLRRELVIEEALNEHDLIDRVRTIAQRNEIWRSYIGMGYHNCYVPHTIMRNIFENPGWTTQYTPYQPEIAQGRLESLLNYQTMVSEITGLDVANASLLDEGTAAAEAMTLCWRHNKRPKIYLSENIHPQTLSVVQTRAQDLDIELVVGPIDKANLGSREYAGILLQYPDTFGDVIDFADVSKVANKNGTLVVVATDLLALTLLRPPAEFGADIAIGTSQRLGVPLGYGGPHAGFFACKQKLVRLMPGRMVGITRDMDGHDAYRLALQTREQHIRRDKATSNICTAQALLANMSAMYAVYHGSEGLKQIANKIHHSTLTLNEALLEAGHRVLNKNFFDTLHVDPVGISSDEIKDRAERKQINFRYFSDGTIGIALDETVKTNDLEDLLAIFNCKSVAEVLSLSDLTKYSIDKSTYRRTSSFLTHPIFTNHHSESRMVRYMKKLENKDISLVHSMIPLGSCTMKLNSTTEMIPCSFRHFTEIHPFAPKSQAKGYQQLFNELEKDLCEITGYDQISFQPNSGAQGEYAGLRAIRGYHISLNQGHRNICLIPISAHGTNPASAQMAGMKVEPIRVSTADGNIDMYHFKEKLEEHKDNLSCVMITYPSTNGVFEETVADICDMVHASGGQVYLDGANMNAQVGLCRPGDYGSDVSHLNLHKTFCIPHGGGGPGMGPIGVKKHLAPFLPGHPVINPLEFPDANNSSYGVVSAAPFGSSAILPISWSYIKLMGGRGLKRATQIAILNANYMSKRLENHYKTLFKDPVADLVAHEFILDIRDLKKLANIEAVDVAKRLMDYGFHAPTMSWPVAGTLMIEPTESEDKEELDRFCDAMISIRMEVKEIEEGRMSKTVNPLKMAPHTQEQIISSPWNRPYSRKQAAYPASFVKPDAKVWPTVGRIDDVFGDKHLICTCPPILPDFNAD is encoded by the exons ATGCAACGCTTAAATTTGTTGAAGAATTGTTATGGTGGCATGACGTTTGCTCAGACGAGATATTTAGCGACCGTGAAGGATGTGTTTCCCAATAAAATCGACTTTCCCACCAGACACATTGGTCCGAGAAAAACAGAAGTGGTGGCAATGCTTGATTTGTTGGGATATAAG TCATTAGATGAATTAAGTGACAAGGCtgtgccaaaaaaaatccaacttCGCCGGGAATTAGTGATTGAAGAAGCGCTAA ATGAGCATGATCTTATTGACCGAGTTCGTACAATTGCACAACGAAATGAAATCTGGCGATCGTATATAGGTATGGGCTACCATAACTGCTACGTGCCACACACAATAatgagaaatattttcgaaaacccGGGATG GACCACTCAATACACGCCATACCAACCGGAAATAGCTCAAGGTCGATTAGAATCACTGTTAAATTATCAAACAATGGTATCAGAAATCACAGGGCTTGATGTGGCCAATGCGTCTCTTCTCGATGAAGGCACGGCTGCCGCCGAAGCGATGACATTGTGTTGGAG GCACAATAAACGTCCGAAAATCTACCTTTCGGAAAATATTCACCCACAAACGTTGTCCGTAGTCCAAACGAGAGCCCAAGATCTCGACATTGAACTGGTCGTTGGACCGATAGATAAAGCAAATCTGGGCAGCCGTGAATACGCTGGAATATTACTTCAATATCCAGACACATTCGGagatgtaatagattttgctgATGTTTCCAAAGTGGCCAACAAAAACGGA ACTTTGGTTGTTGTCGCAACAGATTTACTAGCACTAACTCTATTACGACCACCAGCTGAATTCGGTGCAGACATAGCCATCGGTACTTCGCAGCGTCTGGGAGTTCCTCTTGGATATGGAGGACCTCATGCGGGATTTTTTGcttgtaaacaaaaacttgTAAGACTGATGCCGGGACGCATGGTTGGAATAACCAG GGACATGGATGGCCATGATGCTTATCGTTTGGCTCTGCAGACCCGTGAACAACATATTCGCAGAGATAAGGCTACTAGTAACATATGTACGGCCCAAGCACTTCTAGCTAATATGTCGGCAATGTATGCTGTTTACCATGGTTCTGAAGGCTTAAAGCAGATCGCCAATAAAATCCATCACTCCACTCTCACACTCAACGAAGCATTACTGGAAGCTGGTCACAGGGTGCTCAATAAAAACTTCTTTGACACCTTGCACGTGGACCCCGTGGGCATTTCGTctgatgaaataaaagatCGTGCCGAGCGAAAGCAAATAAATTTCCGCTATTTTAGCGACGGCACTATTGGGATCGCGCTGGACGAAACTGTAAAGACCAACGATTTGGAAGATCTTTTGGCCATTTTTAACTGTAAATCGGTGGCCGAAGTATTGTCGTTGTCGGATCTAACAAAATATTCCATCGACAAATCGACGTATCGCAGAACGTCTTCGTTTTTAACGCATCCCATATTTACCAATCACCATTCCGAATCCAGAATGGTGCGCTATATGAAGAAATTGGAGAACAAGGACATCTCGCTGGTGCATTCAATGATTCCATTGGGATCGTgtacaatgaaattgaattcgaccACCGAAATGATTCCGTGCAGTTTTCGACATTTTACCGAAATTCATCCATTTGCACCGAAAAGTCAAGCCAAAGGCTATCAGCAATTGTTCAATGAACTGGAAAAGGATCTGTGTGAGATCACCGGCTACGAtcagatttcatttcaaccGAACAGTGGGGCACAGGGCGAATATGCCGGACTACGTGCCATTCGAGGATATCACATTTCGTTGAATCAGGGTCACCGTAACATTTGCTTGATTCCAATCAGTGCACATGGAACCAATCCGGCATCGGCTCAAATGGCTGGCATGAAGGTGGAACCGATTCGAGTAAGCACAGCTGACGGAAACATTGACATGTACCACTTCaaggaaaaattggaagaGCACAAAGACAATCTATCTTGTGTCATGATAACGTACCCATCCACAAACGGAGTTTTTGAAGAAACCGTTGCCGATATTTGTGATATGGTACATGCAAGTGGCGGTCAAGTGTATCTCGATGGCGCTAATATGAACGCACAGGTCGGTTTATGTCGACCGGGTGATTATGGCAGCGATGTGTCGCATTTGAATCTTCACAAAACTTTCTGCATACCTCATGGAGGCGGCGGTCCTGGAATGGGACCAATCGGCGTCAAAAAACATTTAGCACCATTCCTTCCCGGCCACCCAGTTATTAATCCATTGGAATTCCCTGACGCCAACAATTCCAGTTACGGTGTTGTAAGCGCTGCCCCATTCGGATCCAGTGCCATTTTGCCGATCTCTTGGTCCTACATTAAGTTGATGGGAGGCCGCGGCTTGAAACGAGCTACACAGATTGCAATCCTAAATGCCAACTACATGTCGAAACGTTTGGAAAACCACTACAAAACGCTATTTAAAGATCCCGTTGCAGATCTGGTTGCTCATGAATTCATTTTGGACATCAGAGATTTAAAGAAATTAGCGAACATTGAAGCTGTCGACGTAGCCAAACGGTTAATGGACTACGGTTTCCATGCTCCAACAAT GTCATGGCCAGTTGCTGGTACATTGATGATTGAGCCCACCGAATCCGAAGACAAGGAAGAACTGGACCGATTCTGTGACGCAATGATATCGATTCGAATGGAAGTGAAGGAAATTGAAGAAGGCCGAATGAGCAAAACTGTAAATCCGTTGAAAATGGCACCGCATACACAGGAGCAAATCATAAGTAGTCCATGGAATCGGCCGTATTCGAGGAAACAAGCCGCATATCCGGCA TCATTTGTTAAGCCCGATGCAAAAGTGTGGCCGACTGTTGGACGGATAGACGATGTCTTCGGTGACAAACATCTTATTTGCACATGTCCACCAATTCTTCCCGATTTTAATGCCGATTGA
- the LOC119067073 gene encoding serine-rich adhesin for platelets, translating into MKFGVSHHLHQRKIVSAKHDVIKSGMSTSNTTTSDFNEWLRAMKMVARLPGGMPPEFRRKLWLALADQHFQLKEIDWEKGQQKCMCDQSLDDNEELGIQIVKDLHRTGSSLFSGPAGSLNQAKLKRVLIGYARWNPEVGYCQGFNMLGALILQVMDKEDVESLKVMIFLIEGCLPAGYFNGSLGGLQADMAVFRDLLSARLPKLAKHLQKLQGPMGEGSFEPPLTNVFTMQWFLTLFCTCLPINCVLRVWDLVLIEGSDILLRTALAIWGLLEERILATKTADDFYCKMGMLSGELLNGHLFDSNGLIQKVVDLGPIPELQKLRDKHLYNIAPWRDKRGLKIFLSDDDGDSDDDSKLAVTAAWGIRLGRRGSIGLPTTSKQSDGKDRIALDISLLKKQYDKLRERQRQAHIILTNTAKQTVNSSGSNPMSVNQYLMGRNAIVSKGKRLGPLQGSIPPARKPSISSKAMKISPKQAHRDETDSNSNISDKKKPKKMVALDSLESQSNYENYSPKKSSSATSIKSSISDTSLSTPSKSRKRSESSSYSEDSDVNSSTSTSLCDDENFEYSLSSVESSPLKLVYNVKEGQPNIDECIRSLNLYKTDDGVENGCDEVIAIYDQNDEPAEIEPCANDGFDRSINQTDEANEPLSVLEFDKKNYDDILYGACCSTTGDMTESFSNTCDSVRIKYSKKYQEELFGRSLSPTFTTQNSPRLDKTDATTIKSTSELVNTLGNQMLDDSDILIKQELHIDNPVGITSTSQLSPIVDISKYLGNFTISPLRTPSSSFLEYSSSDSIHQTNTKSNDESVFQKYLVNDEGVTNEYFEIVNAPERPTRLDLTQSFSGRPISPDNAKIPSSPYTADEANNEISLTEIVDESTVHYKAYSMHENVPISTSNSSIRIKEFPDRTNFIKEKSYSLDECTKDKEEFRPTSCPESRCDKNNTDRISKIIEENSQILCRILQKKLAGDKGDPMDASVTTVELVHVNDDIVDSSTPFDDVPTSVVYKAMNAENQEKIVIDYTVSADGSTEVSFQADNDKINAIVPTEPTSLNDNKKDNSDEKMVDDDEVAKSEGDDKSLTDATTDSDVLNYGGLHIPLSEPKISKFDHSYLNSNTDSSLKETKDIFETLSSIKNTIQNIDSLCQDERRSKSPYSNRKDVSYATNYGSNTVTEIHSMKKMSYDFTKTDYLPSRYSRDRSRDVSPRRRLQEDDKKEYESRTRRDLPMSLPHKQSFNSVDVSGESKTKDYSSYIPNLTFSLSNYSPVKSNKFEIRHTTVTSTFYDRFLSQKKERSTKLDKSPSTPVITRTYLESLRPPSKDRNSKSAENSPSRTGAITDDSLLLNAYSPPFSSSSVRSCDNIPAKLMKSSDLRSSFHHHSPTPASSSVFFQS; encoded by the exons ATGAAATTTGGAGTTTCCCATCATCTCCACCAACGTAAAATTGTTTCTGCAAAACATGATGTAATAAAAAGTGGAATGTCTACCTCAAACACAACAACATCGGATTTCAATGAATGGCTGCGTGCCATGAAAATGGTAGCTCGCTTACCAGGAGGTATGCCGCCAGAGTTTAGACGGAAG CTCTGGCTGGCGTTGGCTGATCAACACTttcaattgaaagaaattgattgGGAAAAGGGACAACAGAAATGTATGTGCGATCAATCGCTAGACGACAACGAAGAGTTGGGTATTCAAATAgttaaa gATCTGCATAGAACTGGCTCTAGTTTATTTTCCGGTCCCGCTGGATCGCTCAATCAGGCTAAATTGAAAAGAGTGTTAATTGGTTATGCCCGTTGGAATCCGGAAGTAGGCTACTG TCAGGGATTTAATATGTTAGGAGCTTTAATATTACAAGTTATGGATAAGGAGGATGTTGAATCGCTGAAAGTaatgatatttttaattgaaggATGTCTACCAGCAGGTTACTTTAATGGTTCCCTAG GTGGACTGCAAGCAGATATGGCTGTGTTTCGAGACTTACTAAGCGCAAGACTGCCAAAACTTgcaaaacatttacaaaagtTACAAGGACCGATGGGCGAAG GTTCATTCGAACCACCGTTAACCAATGTATTCACAATGCAATGGTTTTTAACCTTATTTTGTACATGTTTGCCAATTAATTGCGTCCTAAGAGTTTGGGATTTGGTGCTGATTGAAGGAAGTGATATTCTGTTAAGGACTGCGTTAGCCATTTGGGGACTGTTAGAAGA gCGAATCCTAGCTACGAAAACGgcagatgatttttattgcaaaatggGAATGCTTTCTGGTGAACTGCTAAACGGTCATTTGTTTGATTCGAATGGTCTCATTCAGAAAGTTGTCGACCTGGGACCTATACCAGAACTACAAAAGCTCAGAGATAAACATCTGTATAATATAGCACCATGGAGGGATAAACGTGGTCTGAA AATATTTCTATCTGACGATGATGGCGATTCTGACGACGATTCCAAGTTAGCAGTAACTGCCGCTTGGGGTATACGTTTAGGTCGGCGAGGATCAATAGGATTGCCAACGACCAGTAAACAGTCAGATGGCAAAGATCGAATTGCTTTAGATATATCGTTGTTGAAGAAACAGTATGACAAATTGCGGGAACGTCAACGACAGGCTCACATAATATTAACCAATACGGCCAAACAAACTGTCAATTCGTCGGGCTCTAATCCTATGTCGGTGAATCAATATCTAATGGGACGAAACGCTATTGTGAGCAAAGGAAAAAGATTGGGACCACTGCAGGGTTCAATACCACCCGCACGGAAGCCGTCTATATCATCGAAAGCTATGAAAATTTCACCCAAACAAGCGCATCGAGACGAAACGGATTCTAACTCTAACATCAGCGACAAAAAGAAACCAAAGAAAATGGTTGCACTGGACAGCTTAGAAAGTCAATCGAATTATGAGAATTATTCTCCGAAGAAATCTTCAAGTGCCACATCAATCAAAAGCAGTATTTCAGATACCTCATTATCAACGCCATCAAAATCGCGGAAACGAAGTGAATCGTCGTCATACAGTGAAGATAGTGATGTTAATTCGAGTACCAGTACAAGTTTATGCGATGACGAAAATTTCGAATACAGTTTGTCGTCAGTGGAATCGAGTCCATTGAAATTGGTGTATAATGTCAAGGAGGGTCAGCCAAATATTGACGAATGTATACGCAGCTTAAACCTATACAAGACTGACGATGGCGTAGAAAATGGTTGTGACGAAGTAATAGCAATTTACGATCAAAATGATGAACCGGCCGAAATCGAACCGTGTGCAAATGATGGATTTGACAGAAGCATAAATCAAACTGATGAAGCAAACGAACCATTGAGTGTATTAGAATTTGATAAGAAAAATTATGACGACATATTGTATGGAGCATGTTGCTCGACAACGGGGGATATGACTGAATCGTTTAGTAATACGTGCGATAGCGTGAGAATAAAGTACTCAAAGAAATATCAGGAGGAGTTATTCGGTCGTTCCCTATCGCCCACTTTTACAACACAAAATTCACCTCGTTTGGATAAAACTGATGCAACGACAATCAAGAGCACATCAGAATTGGTAAACACTCTGGGTAATCAAATGCTTGATGATTCTGACATCTTGATCAAACAAGAGTTGCACATTGACAATCCTGTAGGTATCACCAGTACGAGTCAATTATCTCCAATTGTCGACATCAGCAAATACTTAGGCAATTTTACCATCAGTCCACTTCGAACACCGTCGTCATCATTCCTCGAATATTCGTCGAGTGATTCGATTCACCAAACTAACACGAAATCGAATGACGAAAGTGTGTTTCAGAAGTATCTAGTCAACGACGAAGGGGTCAcgaatgaatattttgaaatcgttAATGCTCCCGAACGACCTACGCGTCTCGATCTAACGCAATCATTTTCGGGGAGACCCATCAGTCCAGATAACGCGAAAATACCCAGTTCTCCATACACAGCTGACGAGGCAAACAATGAAATCTCTTTGACCGAAATCGTTGATGAGTCGACGGTCCATTACAAAGCTTACAGTATGCACGAAAATGTGCCCATTTCAACGTCCAATTCATCAATTCGCATTAAAGAATTCCCAGATCgaacaaatttcatcaaagaaaaatcttactCATTGGATGAGTGCACGAAGGACAAGGAAGAATTTCGACCGACATCATGTCCAGAGTCTAGATGTGACAAAAATAACACCGAtcgaatatcgaaaataattgaagaaaattcgcaaatttTGTGCAGAATTTTGCAAAAGAAATTGGCTGGTGATAAAGGTGACCCAATGGACGCAAGTGTGACAACAGTTGAATTAGTTCATGTGAACGATGATATTGTGGATAGTTCGACTCCATTCGACGATGTGCCGACATCTGTTGTATACAAAGCGATGAATGCAGAAAATCaagagaaaattgttattgatTATACCGTCAGTGCTGATGGTTCAACTGAAGTTAGTTTCCAAGCAGATAATGACAAAATAAATGCAATAGTTCCTACTGAACCTACTTCTCTCAACGACAATAAGAAAGACAATTCTGACGAAAAAATGGTAGATGATGATGAAGTAGCCAAAAGTGAAGGTGATGATAAAAGTTTAACGGACGCAACGACTGACAGTGATGTTCTCAATTACGGCGGTCTACACATTCCTTTGTCTGAGcctaaaatttcgaaattcgaCCACAGTTATTTGAACAGCAACACAGATTCCAGTTTAAAGGAAACAAAGGATATATTCGAGACGTTGTCTTCCATAAAAAATACAATACAAAATATCGATTCATTATGTCAAGACGAACGTCGATCGAAATCTCCCTACAGCAACAGAAAGGATGTTAGCTATGCAACAAATTATGGAAGCAATACCGTAACAGAAATCCattcgatgaaaaaaatgtcGTATGACTTCACTAAAACTGATTACCTGCCTTCACGCTACTCCCGAGACCGTAGTCGAGATGTGTCGCCTCGGCGACGTTTACAAGAAGACGACAAAAAGGAGTACGAGAGCAGAACGAGAAGAGATCTGCCGATGAGCCTACCCCATAAACAAAGCTTCAATTCAGTCGACGTAAGCGGcgaatcgaaaacaaaagattaCAGCAGCTACATACCAAATTTAACATTCAGTTTATCGAACTATTCACcagttaaatcaaataaattcgaaattcggCACACCACCGTCACATCAACGTTTTACGATCGCTTTTTGTCACAGAAAAAAGAACGATCCACCAAATTGGACAAATCACCGTCGACACCGGTCATAACACGAACCTATTTAGAATCGTTGCGACCACCGTCTAAAGATCGAAACTCAAAGTCGGCAGAAAATTCGCCATCTCGAACGGGTGCCATCACCGACGATTCACTTCTATTGAATGCCTACTCGCCCCCATTCAGCAGTTCGTCAGTACGGAGCTGTGATAATATACCAGCTAAACTGATGAAATCATCGGATTTGAGAAGTAGTTTTCATCACCACTCACCTACACCAGCATCATCATCAGTATTTTTCCAGAGTTGA